Below is a genomic region from Brassica oleracea var. oleracea cultivar TO1000 chromosome C9, BOL, whole genome shotgun sequence.
ATCAATTTCGTTATCAGCGACTATGAAGAGGATCTCAAGCAGGTTTTGACTAAGATGTCGAAAATGTAATGAAGACTTGCATGCTTTGATGTGTGTTCTTATCTGGTTTTCCAACTTTGCAGATGGCGAATCTTGCCAAAGAGGAAGTTGTGCAAGTACTTCGGCGTCAGAGCTCTGGTTTCTCGAGGAATAATTCAAGATATCAAGGAGCTAATTTGCCGAAGATTGGCGGATGGGGAGGAGCTCAAATGGAGCAGTTAAATGGAAACATGTAATCAACTTCTCTAGGGATCTAAATTTTTGTCCTTTACACATGCTGTGTCCTTCGTGGTTTTGTCTGATTGTGCTTAAAGCCATTGCTAAAATGAGCGAAGTGCCGTAGATGAAGAGTTTGTTATCTTTCGTTCATGTGAACAAATCTCTGTTAGACCACTAGCAGAAAACCCATTTGTGATTATGAGTTATATCCACAAATTCTGATGGTTATGATACAGTTATTAGCGATCTTGGGGTCATTGTCATCTGGGTATAAGCTGCATGCTCTTATTGATCGTAAACTTGAATTGAGATGGTGTCTTTCATACTAACTAATTGCTCATATTCTTCTATGGAATCAGGGCTTATGACAAGGCGATAGCCACAAAATGGAATGGAAGGGAGGCTGCTTCTTTAATCGAGCCTCATGCACCCAGGATTATTCCAGCGGCAGGTAATGTAATTGATGCTCCGTTCCTTGCTTGTTAAACTGGTCGATGCTGTGCAGGTTTTTCTGCCATCCTGGATATTTCTTCTCAGTGTGTGTGAAGCTACGACTAACTTGTTAAGGTGTTTTCTAATTTCCTTATATAGCTAATGCTAAGCTCGACCTCAACTTGGGAATCTCTCTTTCACTGGGAGATAGCCCAAAGCAAAACCTTAACAATGTCGTATGTGGAAGGAACTCCAAGGTGCCTTTTTTCCCTCACCAAATATGATTTAGTTTGCTTTAATATCAATGTTTCTTGACCATATCACATCGCAGTCTGCAACTCAAAGCTATTTTTTCCCATTAACTAGCTCGAGTTCTCATGGTTCTTTCTTGGTTCATAAAGAAACTCATCCATTTGATAAACAGATGGAGAACCACATGGCTGCATCGACATGTGATACACCTTTCAATTTCTTGAAAAGGGGTTCAGACCACCTTATTAACCGGCATGTCCATCCTTCTGCGTTCTTTTCACCCATGGTAAATACTAAATACCATCTCTTTATATCCAACTGGTGTCACTGCCACGCATCTACAACGTGCACAATCTTCTGTTGCTTCTGTCCATAACTAGAACAGCATATTACATATGAGTTTTGAAACTTAGCAAACTTTGGTCGACTTATGAGTAACTTCTGCAATTAGATATTCAGCAAGTGGTTACTGTCAATGTTCTAAAAATCGTTAGGCGGTGGTTAGGCGGCTTGTACAGGATTATTGATTTTTAGAATACTGGTTACCGTTGTGATATTTGATCAGTTAAGTACTTTGAGCAGAGTTTTATGTTTTTGCCTGTTAGTGTTGTGTTATTGCTTGTTAGTTCTTTGTCGTGATATAGGCTTATCATCAAACTGAAATACTTGACGATGTCAATGAATACTACTCTGCGCTAAAAAAATCATTTCTTTTCTCCAGGAAAGAACACCAAAGGAAGGTTTTATGCCAAGGTCTCCCCAAAGCTTCCCTGCCAGGACATGGCAACCGCAAGATCAGCCCAGTGGTGGAACGGCCACAACAGCTACAGCAACGCCACTGCTATCAAATGCAGCATCATCAGGATTCTCACACTCAGCTACACACCCGCCTTCTTCATCCACTGCTACTCTTCATCCTTCTCTGCCCTTCCTCAATCTGAATATGCCCGGTCTCTATGTCATCCACCCATCTGAGTACGCATCTCATCACCACCATGACATTAACCGCTCACAACCACCACCATAGCGTCCTGATTCTTCCGCCACACTCAAGGTACGAGTTTTTAGGACGCAATATCATTCAGCTCATCTTTTTCCCAGCACACAAGTTGCAGTTTCCTCATCATGTTTAACACGTTTTGCTTATACTCCACAAGAAAAGAACCCTTTGCTTATACTCCACAAGAAAAGAACCCAAATTTGATGGAAGATCCCTACAGTTTGAGATGCTTTTATAGTAGTATGAATCTTGATGGGCTAAACTTGAAAGTAGAATGAGAAATGATTAGCTAATAGGCAGAAGAATGATACAGAGTTTTTAGCATTATTCTCCTCGTGTCTTATCTTCTTCTGTCAATAGTTTTTAAAGGTCATATAAAAACTGTGAGTAACAACATTCTTCTTACGTGAACGTGCAGGTTCCAAACATCGCTGAAAGTTGGAAAACTTTGAACTTGACTGTGGAAGGGCCAATCCCTAAAATATATTGCACTCTATTTGCCATTGTTTGCTTCTCATTCTTCTTTTGATTTGTAACATATAAGCCAGGGGGTACTTACAAAACAGAAACCCAAACCCCATTTGTCATATTACTATGATGTCTCTGAGACTGATTCGGATAACCTTGTTCAAACTCAATGCAATCTATTTGTATGAATATACTGTGAGAATTTTACTTGTTATAACCAAACAACACAAGACACGATATAGTTACAGGCAGCGAGACAACATGGTATGTATAGACAACATCAACATGGGTTTAATTGCTAGAGAAATAAACAGAGTGATGAGATTCAGGAAATCCTAATAAAAAACGTCTTTAACACATAGTTAAGTTGCAAACATCTCTAACAACACAATCCATAGCTATAAAACCAAATCATAAAAGCATCCTTACATAATATGGTGCTAAAAACACACACACACACACACACATGCCAACAAGACTCACAAAGCCACATACATAAACCGAGAGAGACTCATCATCATAATCCTCTAACAATGTGGACCTTGAGAATGTGAGCTACATCATTGCCATTCTTCTTCACCTCGCATATAATCGTATCAGTAGTCTTCACGTTGTTCCTTCTGAAGACACTTCCAAAGCCCTTGACGAACAGACATCCGTTATCCTGAAGCTTGATTTTCCTCTCCAACGTCCCGAACTTGGGCACGAGCGGGTCGACGATAGTTATTCTCTCAGTAAAGTGTAAGTTGTAGTCTTTCATAATGTGAGATGGGATGAGCTGCATGCATGACGAAAGAAACACACATCATACATAATACACAAAAGCACAAACATATATAAACCAAAGCAAAGTGTGAAAAGATATTTAATAATCATTACCAGTTGGCTCTTTTTCTTCGGGTTCAGGATCACAGTAAAGGACGGGCTATCCGGATCATCCAGAAGCTGCCTATGATCATCATCACCATCAGCCTCCATACCATCATCGACATCATCAGCCTCAACATCAACATCAACATCCTCATCATCAACTTCATCATCATCGTCATCATCATCATCGTCGTCGTCGATAACAATGACATCATCATCATCGTCATCATCAGATTCATCTTCTTCAACCTCTGCGGACTTACCAAGCTTTTTACACGTGGCTTGGCCGTAAACACAGAAGTTGAAGAGACGAGAGCCATCGAACTCGAAAGCCAAGAACTCTCCTCCTTTCAGATCTTCGTCTTTAACGATCCTCTTCCACCCATCAACCATAGAGAACTTCTCAGGATCGCCACTAAGTTTCTTCAACTTCAGTTTCCAAACGTGTCCGTTGATGTTTGTAACGGTTACGCTCTTAGGAACAGAGCTCGGTAAACAGCTGTTGAACGAGACAGGTATCTCCTGCAAGAAGATCTACAAGTTTCAAACCCTAGAAAAAGAAAAACAGAGTGAAGAGAAAGTGTCTTTTTTTTTTTACCAGATCGTCTCCTGAGTCGTTAGGTAAGTACACTTTGAAGAACTTTGGAAGACGACCATCAGAAGAATCACCTGATACTGAAGAAATTATAAGAGAGGCTATGCTACATTTCAAATGGAGAATCAAGAAGGGAAGAAGACAGTAAAGGAGAAACCTTTCTTCATTGTGTGTCTCTCTTTGTGCTGATCTTTGTTCGCCTCCACACAAAAAAAGAAGAGAGTTTATTTTGGGGGTTGAAGATGAGATAAGTTCTTGGGATTCTAGGTTTCGTGTTCGAATGGCTTAGATTCAAAGGGTTTTTTTCTACATTTGTAGGAAAATTGTGAAAACAGAGACTGCACTCTGTTTCTCTGTTTTTTTTCCTTCAAATAGTATACAGACCATTACCTCACGCGCTTTCACTAAATGCAACTTAATTCGTCCTGACAACAAAAATTACTGAACCAAAAAAAAGGAACAAAAATTAGCGCCAAGGCCCACAAAGCCCACGAAAACAAGAAATGGGTCTACGTTCATAGGTTTGGTCTCAGGTTCAGCTAGTAGGACTGAAAATACTTGGAAAACTGGTGGGTAATCTGATACTTGACGTTTAGGAAGAGTTCAAAGTTCATAGAGTCAATGTTAGCTTCCAAATTTACAAGTGGTCAGTGGTTCACTGTGACAACAAATTCATATTTTTGAGATATAACTGTACATGAAACTAAGGAAAGAGAAGGGCTTGCATCCTTGTGGTTTCCATTATCACAGACGAATGCCGGAGGTCCCATGTTCGATTTTCTGTCGACGCGATGGTACTATGACACTCCAAAAAATCCTAAAAGGTACGGTGGGATCTAGTTTACTCAAAACATTGCAAAACAAAAATGAAACTAAGGAAAACTGTAGTGGAGCTAATGAGGTTGATCAGTTGTTTCTTACAATGTTCCTTTCCTAGTTAGTGTTTGCTTCCTTACAAGCAACTAAAACACGGAGCAGCCGGTCCTTTCCTTATCTTTCTGGTTATATATACTTTTTAATGGTTAAAGGCCATAAGTTCGCTCTATGGTACTAAAGATGTGCAGTGTGACCTTATACCAGGTAAGTCTTGGCTTCGGTTGAGTTAGCTATTGTGACTGGACATGCATACCAAACAAAATCTATGCTAAGTAAGTGTTCTATTAGTTGTTTCAGCGGGTGGTAGATGTTAGTAATTGATCATTCAAATTATCAACGAGTCCTTGAGCTCCACTCAGTGATATCCTTTGACTAGAGTTCCATGTTGTTAGCTTGATAAGTCTGGAGTACAAACATAATATCTGCAGCTTTAAGCTGGATATTGACAAGAATCTAGTGGATAACTGTTGAACATCTTTTCTGTTCTCCTTGTGATTTCTGTTTTTCTGTCAACCACAACATTCTTCTTATGTTTATGTTTTTTTTTTGTTTTTTTGAAACAGAAACATTCTTCTTACGTAAACTTTAAGGTTTGAACAGCCCTGAAGCTTTGGTAACATTGTGATTGTACTATAATGTCATTGAGATTATCAACCCAACCTTGCATTGTACAAACTCAAGAACAAACAATATATAACACAACATGATTATTTAGTATTAGACCGTTGTCACTGCATGTTGCAGACACACAAACAACACCAAGAGGTAGATTTATATAATAGATAACAGAGTACTGAAATGATTAGTGTCTTGATTTAAACCTACTACTAAGATTTTTTACCATCCTTACATATTCTGGAAGTAACACAGAGAGAGAGCTTCATCCACTTATAACATGGACTTTGATCTCACGAACCAGACCATTATTCTCCTTCTCCACTGTCACTCTTAGTTGAGACTTCAGAAGAACCTATTAAAGAAAAAATGTTAATAATACACATGAAAATAAAGACACTCAGAAGACAAAAATTTCTGTTGTACCTTTCTCTATTATCTCTGTCTCAACTCCACTCCTTGTCTCATCATCATCATCATCAGTAGTATCCTCATCAATAACTATGATATCTTTTGTAGACTGATCTTCCATACCAGAACCTTGTCCACTACTAACAGAATCATCATCATCATCATCATCCGTACTATCATCATCAATGACTATGACATCAACACCAGATTTACCATCTTCACCCTCAGATTCATCTGTGATCTCTTTGGTTTTCACTGAACTTCCAAGCCTTTTACAAGTAGCTTGGCCGTAAATACAAAAGTTGAAAAGACGATAGCA
It encodes:
- the LOC106318915 gene encoding B3 domain-containing protein At5g60130-like isoform X1 codes for the protein MKKVSGDSSDGRLPKFFKVYLPNDSGDDLEIPVSFNSCLPSSVPKSVTVTNINGHVWKLKLKKLSGDPEKFSMVDGWKRIVKDEDLKGGEFLAFEFDGSRLFNFCVYGQATCKKLGKSAEVEEDESDDDDDDDVIVIDDDDDDDDDDDEVDDEDVDVDVEADDVDDGMEADGDDDHRQLLDDPDSPSFTVILNPKKKSQLLIPSHIMKDYNLHFTERITIVDPLVPKFGTLERKIKLQDNGCLFVKGFGSVFRRNNVKTTDTIICEVKKNGNDVAHILKVHIVRGL
- the LOC106318914 gene encoding AP2-like ethylene-responsive transcription factor TOE2 isoform X2; translated protein: MDESVTSNSSLVNAEASSCIDGEEELCSTPAVKFQFEILKGGGREDEEGRSEVMTKEFFPIEKGASFGDSSGQSSRSSVDISFQRGNQGRDAARVMQPPAQPVKKSRRGPRSKSSQYRGVTFYRRTGRWESHIWDCGKQVYLGGFDTAHAAARAYDRAAVKFRGLEADINFVISDYEEDLKQMANLAKEEVVQVLRRQSSGFSRNNSRYQGANLPKIGGWGGAQMEQLNGNMAYDKAIATKWNGREAASLIEPHAPRIIPAAANAKLDLNLGISLSLGDSPKQNLNNVVCGRNSKMENHMAASTCDTPFNFLKRGSDHLINRHVHPSAFFSPMERTPKEGFMPRSPQSFPARTWQPQDQPSGGTATTATATPLLSNAASSGFSHSATHPPSSSTATLHPSLPFLNLNMPGLYVIHPSEYASHHHHDINRSQPPP
- the LOC106318915 gene encoding B3 domain-containing protein At5g60130-like isoform X2 — translated: MKKGDSSDGRLPKFFKVYLPNDSGDDLEIPVSFNSCLPSSVPKSVTVTNINGHVWKLKLKKLSGDPEKFSMVDGWKRIVKDEDLKGGEFLAFEFDGSRLFNFCVYGQATCKKLGKSAEVEEDESDDDDDDDVIVIDDDDDDDDDDDEVDDEDVDVDVEADDVDDGMEADGDDDHRQLLDDPDSPSFTVILNPKKKSQLLIPSHIMKDYNLHFTERITIVDPLVPKFGTLERKIKLQDNGCLFVKGFGSVFRRNNVKTTDTIICEVKKNGNDVAHILKVHIVRGL
- the LOC106318914 gene encoding AP2-like ethylene-responsive transcription factor TOE2 isoform X1 yields the protein MLDLNLDVDSKEVSGAVLNQMDESVTSNSSLVNAEASSCIDGEEELCSTPAVKFQFEILKGGGREDEEGRSEVMTKEFFPIEKGASFGDSSGQSSRSSVDISFQRGNQGRDAARVMQPPAQPVKKSRRGPRSKSSQYRGVTFYRRTGRWESHIWDCGKQVYLGGFDTAHAAARAYDRAAVKFRGLEADINFVISDYEEDLKQMANLAKEEVVQVLRRQSSGFSRNNSRYQGANLPKIGGWGGAQMEQLNGNMAYDKAIATKWNGREAASLIEPHAPRIIPAAANAKLDLNLGISLSLGDSPKQNLNNVVCGRNSKMENHMAASTCDTPFNFLKRGSDHLINRHVHPSAFFSPMERTPKEGFMPRSPQSFPARTWQPQDQPSGGTATTATATPLLSNAASSGFSHSATHPPSSSTATLHPSLPFLNLNMPGLYVIHPSEYASHHHHDINRSQPPP
- the LOC106318916 gene encoding B3 domain-containing protein At5g60142-like; its protein translation is MNKGDSSDDCLPKFFKVYLPDDSGDDLDIPISFNSFLPKPLPEYIIVRSIYGNIWKLKLRKHCGDDVDKVSMLNGWKRIVKDEDLKGGEFLAFEFDCYRLFNFCIYGQATCKRLGSSVKTKEITDESEGEDGKSGVDVIVIDDDSTDDDDDDDSVSSGQGSGMEDQSTKDIIVIDEDTTDDDDDETRSGVETEIIEKGSSEVSTKSDSGEGE